In a genomic window of Pantoea agglomerans:
- a CDS encoding phenolic acid decarboxylase, giving the protein MSTFDKHNLSGLVGKHLVYTYDNGWNYELYIKNASTVDYRIHSGMVGNRWVKNQHAFIVRLAEDVYKVSWTEPTGTDVSLAVNLAEKVFHGTIFFPRWVMNNPEKTVCFQNDHLDEMASYRDAGPAYPTEVIDEFATLTFVRDAGENNDSVIDCPASELPADFPANLKN; this is encoded by the coding sequence ATGAGCACTTTCGATAAACACAATCTCTCTGGTCTGGTTGGCAAACATCTGGTTTATACCTATGACAACGGCTGGAATTACGAGCTCTATATAAAAAATGCCAGCACCGTTGATTACCGTATCCACAGCGGCATGGTGGGCAACCGCTGGGTAAAAAACCAGCACGCGTTCATTGTTCGACTGGCGGAAGATGTCTATAAAGTTTCCTGGACCGAGCCTACCGGTACGGACGTCAGCCTGGCGGTTAACCTGGCCGAAAAAGTCTTCCACGGCACAATCTTCTTCCCGCGCTGGGTGATGAACAATCCGGAAAAAACCGTCTGCTTTCAGAACGATCACCTGGATGAGATGGCCAGCTACCGTGATGCGGGCCCGGCGTACCCCACCGAGGTAATTGACGAGTTTGCGACGCTGACCTTTGTGCGTGACGCAGGCGAAAATAACGACAGCGTGATTGATTGCCCGGCCAGCGAGCTGCCCGCTGATTTCCCGGCCAACCTGAAAAACTAA
- a CDS encoding YdgH/BhsA/McbA-like domain containing protein: MKNVKTLAIATVAALSMISFGSFAAQSISAHGSTLDSAEAHIAAKAQAEGASGYKITSARADNGVYMTAELYK, translated from the coding sequence ATGAAAAACGTAAAAACTCTCGCTATTGCTACCGTTGCTGCTCTTTCAATGATCTCATTTGGCAGCTTTGCTGCACAAAGCATCTCTGCGCACGGCAGCACGCTGGACAGCGCTGAAGCGCATATCGCCGCTAAAGCACAGGCTGAGGGCGCGTCAGGCTACAAAATTACCAGCGCCCGCGCCGACAACGGCGTCTACATGACCGCTGAACTCTATAAATAA
- a CDS encoding RepB family plasmid replication initiator protein, translating into MADKESENKALLEPFLSVTKNSGEVIQLHPNKNNTVQPVALMRLGLFVPTLKSTARGKSGAMASTDATKELKNLSLVKAEGYEKITITGARLDMDNDFKTWAGIIQSFSRYPTQGDTVTLPFIDFVKMCGIPSANSSAALRKRLDASLRRIATNTLSFEGNGKAYHTHLVQSAYYDREKDVVRIQADPKLFELYNFDHKVLLQLRAISRLKRKESAQALYTFLESLPTNPAPISLARLRMRLNLGSKTTTQNHVVRRAMEQLKEIGYLDYSEVKRGRSVFFIIHSRTPKLDGISSLESIDSLDEIDFDES; encoded by the coding sequence ATGGCAGATAAAGAGAGCGAAAACAAAGCGTTACTTGAACCTTTTCTGTCGGTGACCAAAAACAGCGGTGAAGTTATTCAGCTTCATCCCAATAAGAACAACACTGTTCAGCCCGTCGCGTTGATGCGTCTGGGACTGTTTGTCCCGACACTGAAATCAACGGCGCGCGGTAAGTCAGGCGCGATGGCCTCTACCGACGCGACAAAAGAGCTTAAAAACCTGTCGCTGGTGAAAGCAGAGGGCTATGAGAAGATTACCATTACCGGCGCGCGGCTGGATATGGATAACGATTTCAAGACGTGGGCCGGGATCATCCAGTCTTTTTCCCGCTACCCCACCCAGGGCGATACCGTTACCCTGCCCTTTATCGATTTCGTGAAGATGTGCGGCATTCCTTCCGCTAACTCTTCTGCGGCGCTGCGTAAGCGGCTGGATGCCTCGCTGCGGCGTATCGCGACCAACACGCTCTCGTTTGAGGGCAACGGTAAGGCGTACCATACGCACCTTGTGCAGTCAGCCTATTATGACCGCGAAAAAGATGTGGTGCGCATTCAGGCCGATCCCAAGCTGTTTGAGCTCTACAACTTCGACCATAAAGTTCTCCTGCAGCTCAGGGCGATATCCCGGCTGAAGCGCAAAGAGTCTGCGCAGGCGCTCTATACCTTCCTTGAGAGCCTGCCGACCAATCCTGCGCCTATTTCGCTGGCGCGCCTGCGTATGCGCCTGAATCTGGGCTCGAAAACGACCACGCAGAACCATGTGGTGCGGCGCGCTATGGAGCAGCTGAAAGAGATTGGCTATCTCGACTACTCCGAGGTTAAACGCGGGCGTTCGGTCTTTTTTATCATCCACAGCCGCACGCCAAAACTTGACGGAATCAGTTCATTAGAGAGTATCGATTCTCTCGACGAGATCGATTTTGACGAGTCATGA
- a CDS encoding FUSC family protein has protein sequence MKWFSKSALLFSSKTCLAAFLALYIALELNLDKPAWSLTTVYVASQLYSASTISKSVFRFLGTLLGGLFVLLIYPATVEDPMLFSLSVSLWVALCLYLSLHDRTPKSYIFMLAGYSAAIMGFPDVTAPADITYTVISRVEEISVAILCSSLVHRLIMPVSMSSMLEQSVSNWYQNARKLCAELITVMPKEKSLEREDILVQMANYPLSVETLITHCVYEGEAARRLIRLVSVQYQHLSYLLPTLTAIEARLSLLAEQQVRFPEYIAQTFQLFLHWLNSAEHGAETQGIKERLLSAQQQLKAEWESGELPVEESILLAGLLERLLNFVRIAEACQTVAERVSDLTPRAKPGKMARSHKHVDKGMLLLSCFTAFLATFLTCLFWIGSGWGDGATAPMMAAVLCSFFAAMDSPLAPMKIFLKGVVVAIGISMLYTTLLIPEATSFESLVLCLAPGLMALGLVIANPSTNLIGLIVATQIPGLIGMSHHFKPNLLLIVNASLSTLTGIAAAVIVTAVIRNKRPAWTAKRALRKGLKELLQFINAIELNGASLLMRQQFVARTLDKVNVILPRKRIDSDAELAVGGNLITEAWLGANCYDFYVRHQSLLAERDISSDRLFGELRLFLKNRIRLLQTQPHQALLEELNQLIIALQTLAQRDSRFYAPLLYLFNVRLALFPLARWPQQA, from the coding sequence ATGAAGTGGTTTTCAAAAAGCGCGCTACTCTTTTCCAGCAAAACCTGTCTTGCCGCCTTTTTAGCGCTCTATATCGCATTAGAACTTAATCTGGATAAGCCCGCCTGGTCACTGACCACCGTCTACGTTGCCTCGCAGCTCTATTCTGCCTCCACTATTTCTAAATCCGTCTTCCGCTTTTTAGGGACGCTGCTGGGCGGCCTTTTTGTGCTGCTTATCTACCCCGCCACAGTGGAAGATCCGATGCTGTTTAGCCTCTCTGTCTCGCTGTGGGTTGCGCTTTGTCTTTATCTGTCGCTTCACGACCGCACGCCCAAAAGTTACATCTTTATGCTGGCGGGCTACAGCGCGGCAATTATGGGCTTTCCGGACGTCACCGCTCCCGCCGATATCACCTATACCGTTATCTCACGCGTGGAAGAGATCAGTGTGGCTATTCTGTGCAGCAGTCTGGTGCATCGGCTCATTATGCCGGTTTCAATGAGCAGCATGCTGGAGCAGAGCGTCAGCAACTGGTATCAAAATGCCAGAAAGCTCTGCGCCGAGCTGATTACCGTGATGCCGAAAGAGAAGTCGCTGGAGCGAGAAGATATCCTTGTCCAGATGGCAAACTATCCGCTGAGCGTCGAAACCCTGATAACCCACTGTGTCTACGAAGGCGAAGCGGCGCGGCGACTGATCCGGCTGGTCAGCGTTCAGTATCAACACCTCTCTTACTTACTTCCTACGCTCACGGCGATTGAGGCCCGGCTCAGCCTGCTGGCGGAACAGCAGGTTCGCTTTCCAGAATATATCGCGCAGACCTTTCAGCTGTTTTTGCACTGGCTGAACAGCGCAGAACATGGTGCAGAGACGCAGGGGATTAAGGAAAGGCTCTTGTCGGCGCAGCAGCAGCTAAAGGCGGAGTGGGAAAGTGGCGAACTGCCGGTTGAGGAAAGCATTCTGCTCGCCGGCCTGCTGGAAAGGCTGCTGAATTTTGTGCGTATTGCAGAAGCCTGTCAGACGGTGGCCGAACGCGTCAGCGATCTGACACCCAGGGCGAAGCCGGGCAAGATGGCGCGCAGCCATAAGCATGTCGATAAGGGGATGCTGCTGCTCTCCTGTTTTACCGCTTTTCTGGCCACCTTCCTTACCTGCCTGTTCTGGATCGGCAGCGGCTGGGGAGATGGCGCGACCGCTCCAATGATGGCGGCCGTGCTCTGCTCTTTCTTTGCGGCAATGGATAGCCCGCTCGCACCGATGAAAATCTTCCTTAAAGGCGTGGTGGTGGCAATTGGCATAAGCATGCTTTACACCACCTTGCTGATACCGGAGGCGACCTCCTTTGAATCACTGGTGCTCTGCCTGGCGCCTGGGTTGATGGCATTAGGGCTGGTTATTGCCAACCCTTCCACCAACCTGATCGGACTGATCGTGGCGACGCAGATCCCGGGCCTGATCGGGATGAGCCATCACTTCAAACCCAATTTGCTGCTTATAGTGAATGCCTCACTCTCAACGCTAACCGGCATTGCCGCCGCGGTTATCGTGACGGCGGTTATCCGTAACAAACGTCCTGCGTGGACTGCTAAACGCGCGCTGCGCAAAGGGTTGAAGGAGCTGCTGCAGTTTATCAACGCGATAGAGCTTAACGGCGCTTCGCTGCTGATGCGTCAGCAGTTTGTCGCGCGCACGCTGGATAAGGTCAACGTTATCCTTCCTCGCAAGCGTATCGACAGTGATGCGGAACTGGCGGTGGGCGGCAATCTGATTACCGAAGCCTGGCTGGGCGCTAACTGCTATGACTTCTATGTGCGCCATCAGTCACTGCTGGCGGAACGGGATATCAGCAGTGACCGCTTGTTCGGCGAGCTGCGCCTGTTCCTCAAAAATCGTATTCGGTTATTACAGACCCAGCCGCATCAGGCGCTGCTTGAAGAGCTGAACCAGCTTATTATCGCGCTGCAAACGCTGGCGCAGCGCGATAGTCGCTTTTACGCGCCGCTGCTGTATCTGTTTAACGTGCGGCTCGCGCTGTTCCCTCTGGCCCGCTGGCCGCAGCAGGCCTGA
- a CDS encoding LysR family transcriptional regulator: MHKTTLEQWYLLDAVVKEGSFALAAEKNNRSQSSLSYQLGLLQQRLGMTLLQQEGRRAVLSADGHQLLAQVRPLLEGFSALEARASALQRGERSRIDLMVDAIMPKSLLFDVLREFQQRYPHVRIWLSEIVRSETPDRLAEEQADLWLVAQYGDEQIAGESLLSVDFIAVAHRDHPLHREPGPLSAAALARWPCITILDRQQQQQSEVNGEQAESWSFTTLPAAIEAVQHQLGYGWLPELNIAALLESGELRPLPLLQGRRRSTSLMLRINEERLPGNSAISTLAALFIERVAQAT; the protein is encoded by the coding sequence ATGCACAAGACGACGTTAGAACAGTGGTATCTGCTTGATGCTGTCGTAAAAGAGGGCAGCTTTGCGCTGGCGGCGGAGAAGAATAACCGCAGCCAGTCCTCATTGAGTTATCAGCTTGGCCTGTTGCAGCAGCGGCTGGGCATGACGCTGCTGCAGCAGGAAGGACGCCGCGCCGTTCTCAGCGCAGACGGACATCAGCTGCTCGCTCAGGTACGGCCGCTGCTGGAGGGGTTCAGCGCGCTGGAAGCCCGGGCCAGTGCGCTGCAGCGTGGCGAACGATCGCGCATCGATCTGATGGTGGATGCGATTATGCCGAAATCGCTGCTGTTTGATGTGTTACGTGAATTTCAGCAGCGCTATCCCCATGTGCGCATCTGGCTGAGTGAAATTGTCCGCAGCGAAACGCCCGACAGGCTGGCTGAGGAGCAGGCGGATCTTTGGCTGGTCGCGCAGTATGGAGATGAGCAGATAGCGGGAGAAAGCCTGCTGAGCGTCGATTTTATCGCCGTCGCCCACCGCGATCATCCGCTGCACCGCGAGCCGGGGCCGCTTAGCGCTGCCGCACTTGCGCGCTGGCCCTGCATAACGATTCTGGATCGCCAGCAGCAGCAGCAGTCCGAAGTGAATGGCGAGCAGGCAGAGAGCTGGTCATTCACAACGCTGCCGGCCGCCATTGAGGCGGTTCAGCATCAGTTAGGCTACGGCTGGCTACCGGAGCTGAATATCGCAGCGCTGCTGGAGAGTGGTGAACTGCGTCCGCTGCCGCTGCTGCAGGGGCGTCGACGTTCAACTTCGCTAATGTTACGCATCAACGAGGAAAGACTGCCGGGCAACAGCGCGATATCTACGCTGGCCGCGCTATTTATTGAGCGCGTTGCGCAGGCAACGTAG
- a CDS encoding AAA family ATPase: MANDEKQVLKVAQRSERMLLSLTEQIQAQKEELHENTFYQVYAKAALAKLPKLTRASVDYAVNEMEESGYQFDKRAAGSSTKYAMSIENIIDIYQHRGVPKYRDRHPEAYTIFVGNLKGGVSKTVSTVSLAHALRAHPHLLFEDLRILVIDLDPQSSATMFLNHERSVGIVEATAAQAMLQNVSREELIKEFIVPSIIPGVDVLPASIDDAFIASRWDELCAEHLPGQNVHAVLYENVIAKLKKDYDFIFIDSGPHLDAFLKNAIAASDLLMTPVPPAQVDFHSTLKYLTRLPELIDIIEQSGAPCRLQGNIGFMSKLSNKADHKLCHSLAKEIFGGDMLDAALPRLDGFERCGESFDTVISANPSTYVGSSEALKNARSAAEDFAKAVFDRIEFIRLN, encoded by the coding sequence ATGGCTAATGACGAAAAGCAGGTGCTGAAGGTCGCACAACGGTCTGAGCGAATGCTGCTCAGCCTGACAGAACAGATTCAGGCGCAAAAAGAAGAGCTGCATGAGAATACTTTTTACCAGGTTTATGCCAAAGCTGCGCTGGCCAAGCTGCCAAAGCTGACGCGCGCCAGCGTCGACTATGCCGTTAACGAGATGGAAGAAAGCGGCTACCAGTTCGATAAGCGCGCAGCGGGCAGTTCGACCAAGTACGCTATGTCGATTGAAAACATCATCGATATCTACCAGCATCGCGGCGTGCCTAAATATCGCGATCGCCATCCGGAAGCCTATACGATTTTTGTCGGCAATCTGAAAGGCGGCGTCTCGAAAACCGTTTCCACCGTTTCGCTTGCCCATGCGCTGCGTGCGCACCCGCATTTGCTCTTTGAAGACTTGCGCATTCTGGTTATCGACCTGGATCCGCAGTCTTCAGCGACCATGTTTCTTAACCATGAGCGTTCAGTCGGCATCGTTGAAGCCACTGCCGCGCAGGCGATGCTGCAAAACGTCAGCCGTGAAGAGCTAATAAAAGAGTTTATCGTGCCGTCAATTATTCCCGGCGTGGATGTCCTGCCGGCCTCGATTGACGACGCCTTTATCGCCTCGCGCTGGGATGAGCTTTGCGCTGAACATCTCCCGGGTCAAAACGTGCATGCGGTGCTTTACGAGAACGTCATTGCCAAACTGAAAAAAGATTATGACTTTATCTTTATCGACAGCGGCCCGCATCTGGATGCGTTTTTGAAAAATGCCATTGCCGCGTCCGATCTGCTGATGACGCCCGTACCACCGGCGCAGGTCGATTTCCATTCCACCCTGAAGTACCTGACGCGCCTGCCCGAACTGATCGATATCATTGAGCAGTCCGGCGCACCCTGCCGCTTACAGGGCAATATCGGCTTTATGTCCAAGCTGTCGAATAAAGCGGATCACAAGCTCTGTCACAGCCTGGCGAAAGAGATTTTTGGCGGCGATATGCTCGATGCCGCGCTGCCGCGTCTGGATGGGTTTGAGCGCTGCGGCGAGTCTTTTGACACCGTTATCTCGGCTAACCCTTCTACTTACGTCGGCAGCAGCGAAGCGTTGAAAAATGCGCGTTCAGCTGCGGAAGATTTTGCGAAAGCGGTCTTTGACCGTATTGAATTTATTCGCCTGAACTGA
- a CDS encoding aldehyde dehydrogenase family protein — protein MTDYAVSKNPANGEILARYPLQSLAELDATLEASAKAFKQWRETDMALRVKVLRQLAEQLRQREPELSRAITLEMGKPLAQARAEILKCASLSEWYAEHGPAMLEDQPTQVPDAWQRFKPVGTILAVMPWNFPFWQVLRGAVGMLLAGNTYLLKHAPNVMGCASLMAQLFDATDLPKGAFASVNVDNDGVSAAIKDPRIAAVAVTGSVRAGSAIAAQAGAALKKTVLELGGSDPFIVLADADLDEAVKSAVAGRYQNTGQVCMAAKRFIVEAAIADEFEARFSAAVQALTMGDPLDEKNYLGPMARFDLRDELHNQVEQSLREGARLVLGGEKIAGEGNYYAPTILSDVTTEMTAFREELFGPVAAIAIARDADHALAIANDSEFGLSATVWTGDSAMADRLADRIETGAVFINGNGASDPRVTIGGVKKSGYGRELSHFGVHEFCNIQTVWKNRR, from the coding sequence ATGACCGATTACGCTGTTTCAAAAAATCCTGCCAACGGTGAAATTCTGGCGCGCTATCCTCTGCAATCTCTGGCTGAGCTGGACGCAACCCTTGAGGCCAGCGCAAAGGCCTTTAAGCAGTGGCGCGAGACCGATATGGCGTTGCGCGTAAAGGTGCTGCGCCAGCTGGCTGAACAGCTGCGTCAGCGCGAACCTGAGCTGTCGCGCGCCATCACGCTGGAAATGGGCAAGCCGCTGGCGCAGGCGCGCGCCGAGATCCTTAAGTGCGCCAGTCTGAGCGAATGGTATGCCGAACACGGCCCGGCGATGCTGGAGGATCAACCCACGCAGGTGCCTGATGCCTGGCAGCGCTTTAAACCTGTCGGCACTATTCTGGCGGTGATGCCGTGGAATTTCCCGTTCTGGCAGGTGCTGCGTGGTGCCGTGGGCATGCTGCTGGCCGGCAATACCTATCTCCTTAAACATGCGCCGAACGTAATGGGCTGCGCCTCGCTGATGGCGCAGCTGTTTGACGCAACGGATCTGCCGAAAGGGGCTTTCGCCTCAGTTAATGTCGACAATGACGGCGTCTCTGCTGCGATCAAGGATCCGCGTATCGCCGCCGTCGCCGTAACCGGCAGCGTGCGTGCTGGCTCCGCTATTGCTGCACAGGCGGGCGCGGCGCTGAAAAAAACCGTTCTTGAACTGGGCGGCTCAGATCCTTTTATTGTCCTGGCCGACGCCGATCTGGACGAAGCGGTAAAATCAGCCGTGGCAGGCCGCTATCAGAACACCGGACAGGTCTGCATGGCCGCCAAACGCTTTATCGTTGAGGCGGCCATTGCAGATGAGTTTGAGGCGCGCTTCAGCGCTGCGGTGCAGGCGTTAACCATGGGCGACCCGCTGGATGAAAAAAATTATCTCGGCCCGATGGCGCGCTTCGATCTGCGCGATGAGCTGCACAACCAGGTTGAGCAGTCGCTGCGTGAAGGCGCACGTCTGGTGCTGGGCGGCGAAAAGATCGCAGGGGAGGGCAATTACTACGCGCCGACGATCCTGTCCGACGTCACTACGGAGATGACGGCGTTTCGTGAAGAGCTGTTTGGCCCGGTGGCAGCGATAGCTATCGCCCGCGATGCCGATCATGCGCTGGCAATTGCCAACGACAGCGAATTTGGTCTGAGCGCCACGGTCTGGACCGGCGACAGCGCAATGGCGGATCGTCTGGCCGATCGGATCGAAACCGGCGCCGTGTTTATTAACGGCAACGGCGCGTCGGATCCGCGCGTGACCATTGGTGGCGTTAAGAAGAGCGGCTATGGTCGCGAACTCTCCCATTTCGGCGTGCATGAGTTCTGCAATATTCAGACCGTCTGGAAAAACCGCCGCTAA
- a CDS encoding ParB family protein, whose product MSAKRITIGRTFSQTPVQAEASSDTPTQTFVLSTGKRALFRLERIEAREIEDKTFVVMETNGRDQAGLTPDSLRDIIRTIKLQQFFPAIGVKRDGRIEILDGSRRRAAAIYCKTGLDILVSETAITTEEARRLAQDIQTAREHNLREVGLRLLSLKNGGLSQKEIAESQGLSQAKVTRALQAASVPAELISLFPNHSELTYPDYKALLMAADKLTETGQPIERLIETVSMDVDSICAREGLAEDEVKNHILRLVRNGSQTLMEMPAKEKPVSENLWTFADKDRFARKKIRGRMFSYEFNRQSKELQEELDRVIADTLRKYLGEQ is encoded by the coding sequence ATGAGTGCAAAAAGAATTACTATCGGCAGAACATTCAGCCAGACGCCTGTTCAGGCGGAAGCATCATCAGATACCCCAACACAAACCTTTGTTCTCTCAACCGGCAAGCGCGCCCTTTTTCGTCTCGAGCGCATCGAAGCCAGAGAGATAGAAGATAAAACCTTTGTGGTGATGGAAACCAACGGGCGTGACCAGGCTGGCCTGACGCCAGATTCGCTGCGCGATATTATCCGCACCATTAAACTCCAGCAGTTTTTCCCGGCTATCGGCGTTAAGCGGGATGGACGAATAGAAATTCTGGACGGCTCACGCCGTCGCGCCGCCGCGATTTACTGTAAGACCGGGCTGGATATTCTGGTCTCCGAGACGGCCATTACTACCGAAGAGGCGCGTCGCCTGGCGCAGGATATCCAGACCGCGCGCGAGCATAACCTGCGTGAAGTCGGGCTAAGACTGCTGTCGCTTAAAAATGGCGGCCTGTCGCAAAAAGAGATTGCGGAAAGTCAGGGACTGTCGCAGGCGAAAGTGACGCGAGCTTTGCAGGCGGCGAGCGTGCCGGCAGAGCTGATCTCACTTTTCCCTAACCATTCCGAACTCACCTATCCCGATTACAAGGCGCTGCTGATGGCCGCCGATAAACTCACTGAGACCGGGCAGCCGATTGAGCGGCTTATCGAAACGGTTTCAATGGATGTGGACAGTATCTGCGCCCGTGAAGGGCTGGCGGAAGACGAAGTGAAAAATCATATTCTTCGTCTGGTGCGCAACGGCAGTCAGACGCTGATGGAGATGCCTGCTAAAGAGAAACCCGTTTCGGAGAACCTGTGGACCTTTGCGGATAAAGATCGCTTCGCCCGCAAGAAAATCCGCGGCCGCATGTTTAGCTACGAGTTTAATCGCCAGTCTAAGGAGCTGCAGGAAGAGCTCGACAGAGTAATTGCCGATACGCTACGTAAATATCTTGGCGAACAGTAA
- a CDS encoding sulfonate ABC transporter substrate-binding protein — MLGMLTCALSSLSAASFAAPEQINIGYQKANIFALLKYRGTLEETLKKEGIAVRWVEFPAGPQMLEGLNVGSIDLAATGDAPPAFAQAAKADLVYLGHSPANPKTEAIVVPAASVIHSVKDLKGKRVALNKGSDVNYLLIAALEEAGLTYKDITPVYLPPADARAAFQKGAVDAWVIWDPYLAEVEASTGARQVRNAEGLVPHYTFYLASRKFADGEPETAKKVLDELGTLSNWANEHQDEVAAILAHSTGLNKSVWRTTLTRLPYGAERMSDSVFAQQQTLADAFTRVKLLPVKVDVRSATWSADKK; from the coding sequence ATGCTGGGAATGCTGACCTGCGCCCTGAGTTCACTGTCTGCTGCAAGCTTTGCGGCGCCTGAGCAGATAAATATTGGCTATCAAAAGGCGAATATTTTCGCGCTGCTTAAATATCGCGGCACGCTGGAGGAAACCCTCAAAAAAGAGGGCATCGCCGTTCGCTGGGTGGAGTTTCCGGCCGGACCGCAAATGCTGGAAGGACTGAATGTAGGCAGCATCGATCTGGCGGCAACCGGCGATGCGCCGCCCGCGTTTGCTCAGGCAGCAAAAGCTGACCTGGTTTACCTAGGCCATTCCCCTGCTAATCCCAAAACCGAGGCTATTGTGGTGCCTGCCGCATCCGTCATTCACAGCGTTAAAGACCTTAAGGGCAAACGCGTTGCGCTCAACAAAGGTTCAGACGTTAACTATCTGCTTATCGCCGCGCTTGAAGAGGCGGGTCTGACCTACAAAGATATTACGCCAGTTTATCTGCCGCCAGCCGATGCACGCGCCGCATTCCAGAAAGGTGCCGTCGATGCCTGGGTTATCTGGGATCCCTATCTGGCAGAGGTGGAGGCCAGCACGGGAGCGCGTCAGGTACGTAATGCAGAAGGGTTGGTTCCGCATTACACCTTTTATCTTGCCAGCCGAAAATTTGCCGACGGCGAACCGGAAACAGCCAAAAAAGTGCTGGATGAGCTGGGTACGTTGAGCAATTGGGCTAATGAACATCAGGATGAGGTCGCTGCCATTCTGGCGCACTCTACCGGCCTTAATAAGTCTGTCTGGCGCACCACGCTGACGCGTCTGCCTTATGGTGCAGAACGCATGTCTGACAGTGTGTTTGCACAGCAGCAAACGCTGGCTGACGCCTTCACACGAGTGAAGCTATTGCCGGTCAAAGTTGACGTGCGTTCGGCTACCTGGTCAGCTGATAAAAAGTAA
- a CDS encoding sensor domain-containing diguanylate cyclase: MNPVIQPTFSALWTTDARGICVVSQESPVGLIPALKGITLCEWLSIAQADDDAQLALQLTAALECVIPFHIEVPIQCLDGTTRRVLVSGLPDCQPAASRLQYNGFILDITGQRKALEDALRTAAEYRLLIENSTDLIAHCDAEGRYVSISPSYSEMIGWSAEEMIGQRVVDFLHPDDREPAAEALLNIFTGGVLPDVVEVRKLHRDGYYITLGTKACGVSAPYTGHNIGAVLVSRDITRDKEKMRMLETLATRDALTGLPNRAWINQQIGTMLAQSEDPAYTAVLFIDLNGFKAVNDSMGHATGDALLQQVSERLQRCMRPGDSVARLGGDEFVVAAKCGHRDAASAIAQRIIDSLKEPFVINSMDVWIGAAIGISLARSGTTSAALLFENADIAMYQAKARGDGSYQFF, encoded by the coding sequence ATGAATCCTGTGATCCAGCCTACCTTTTCCGCTCTCTGGACCACGGACGCCCGAGGCATTTGCGTTGTCAGTCAGGAAAGTCCTGTCGGCCTGATCCCGGCGCTGAAAGGCATTACCCTGTGCGAATGGCTGAGCATCGCGCAGGCCGATGATGATGCGCAGCTGGCCCTGCAGCTCACCGCCGCATTAGAGTGCGTGATCCCCTTTCATATTGAAGTGCCGATACAGTGTCTTGACGGCACCACGCGACGCGTACTGGTTTCTGGCTTACCAGATTGCCAGCCTGCGGCTTCTCGCCTGCAGTACAACGGATTCATTCTTGATATTACCGGGCAGCGCAAAGCGCTTGAAGATGCGCTGCGTACCGCGGCGGAATACCGTCTGTTGATAGAAAACAGTACTGACCTTATCGCTCATTGCGACGCGGAGGGCAGATACGTGTCGATCTCCCCTTCCTACAGTGAAATGATCGGCTGGTCCGCCGAAGAGATGATCGGTCAGCGGGTGGTCGATTTCCTGCATCCTGACGATCGCGAACCCGCCGCAGAGGCGCTGCTCAATATTTTTACAGGCGGCGTGCTGCCGGACGTAGTTGAAGTGCGCAAGCTTCATCGCGACGGTTATTACATTACGCTGGGCACCAAAGCCTGCGGCGTCAGCGCTCCTTATACGGGCCACAACATCGGCGCGGTGCTGGTTTCACGCGATATCACGCGTGATAAAGAGAAAATGCGGATGCTTGAGACGCTGGCGACCCGCGACGCCTTAACCGGGCTGCCTAACCGCGCCTGGATCAACCAGCAGATTGGCACCATGCTAGCCCAGAGCGAAGATCCGGCCTACACCGCCGTGCTGTTTATCGATCTTAACGGGTTTAAGGCGGTCAATGATTCGATGGGACATGCGACAGGGGATGCCTTGCTGCAGCAGGTGAGCGAGCGGCTGCAGCGCTGCATGCGGCCTGGCGATTCAGTGGCGCGGCTGGGCGGCGATGAATTTGTTGTCGCTGCGAAATGTGGCCATCGCGATGCCGCGTCCGCTATTGCCCAGCGCATTATTGACAGCCTGAAGGAGCCGTTTGTTATCAACAGCATGGATGTCTGGATCGGGGCGGCCATCGGCATCAGCCTTGCGCGATCCGGCACGACATCGGCCGCACTGTTATTTGAAAACGCCGATATCGCGATGTATCAGGCGAAAGCACGTGGCGATGGGTCATACCAGTTTTTCTAG